A part of Aegilops tauschii subsp. strangulata cultivar AL8/78 chromosome 2, Aet v6.0, whole genome shotgun sequence genomic DNA contains:
- the LOC109744973 gene encoding GDSL esterase/lipase At4g10955 produces MAEMGVRDNLPCSTSWRELTHTSWRDDDYRRMVMASLIEAVYLLELERQERRDAAEVAQQWWKPFSYRLAHELVDERDGSVFGAIFEWEDRHLLDRRGASAEERPTGAPSAVIAFRGTLLRAPTIRRDVEDELRLLACNSLRGSARLHGALQALRATIDRFGSENVCLCGHSLGAGFARQVGRMLMASRQQQQPQPQQQQQQQNPAAALEFHLFNAPYLSLPTGVRRVVRTADCLLKTVRTGVAAVGRWHGKALKNVAYANCVLGYTRLDSDGRKLFE; encoded by the exons ATGGCGGAGATGGGGGTGCGTGACAACTTGCCCTGCTCGACTTCATGGAGAGAGCTCACACACACCAGCTG GAGGGATGACGATTACAGGAGGATGGTGATGGCGAGCCTGATCGAGGCGGTGTACCTGCTGGAGCTGGAGAGGCAGGAGCGGAGGGACGCGGCGGAGGTGGCGCAGCAGTGGTGGAAGCCCTTCAGCTACCGCCTCGCGCACGAGCTGGTGGACGAACGCGACGGCTCCGTCTTCGGCGCCATCTTCGAGTGGGAGGACCGCCACCTGCTCGACCGCCGCGGCGCCAGCGCCGAGGAAAGGCCGACCGGCGCGCCCAGCGCGGTGATCGCGTTCCGGGGCACGCTGCTGCGCGCGCCCACCATCCGGCGGGACGTGGAGGACGAGCTGCGCCTGCTGGCGTGCAACAGCCTCCGCGGCTCCGCCAGGCTCCACGGCGCGCTGCAGGCGCTCAGGGCCACCATCGACAGGTTCGGCTCCGAGAACGTGTGCCTCTGCGGCCACTCCCTCGGCGCCGGCTTCGCGCGCCAGGTCGGCAGGATGCTCATGGCGTCgcgccagcagcagcagccgcagccgcagcagcagcagcagcaacagaaCCCCGCCGCGGCGCTCGAGTTCCACCTCTTCAACGCGCCCTACCTGTCGCTGCCCACGGGCGTGCGGAGGGTGGTGAGGACGGCCGACTGCCTGCTCAAGACGGTCCGcaccggcgtcgccgccgtcGGCAGGTGGCACGGCAAGGCGCTCAAGAACGTGGCCTACGCCAACTGCGTGCTCGGCTACACGCGCCTCGACAGCGACGGCAGGAAGTTGTTCGAGTGA